A window of the Diabrotica undecimpunctata isolate CICGRU chromosome 1, icDiaUnde3, whole genome shotgun sequence genome harbors these coding sequences:
- the LOC140435156 gene encoding cadherin-19-like codes for MVYPFKVLAIDGAPGDGQLQASTDVVINIIDVNIKGPVFDDPGNIAVFENTPVGKIIANLSANDPDSTATLVFKIDDSACQAMNERRVLVKTQEYDCSGAFHLEPRTGVVSIGKTLDREIVEQFQLGLTVEDINSETGQQVEHAKIVIDILDVNDNSPNFRNSFYKFSIAENSKHGTAIGSVTADDIDKNKTITYSLEGIMELTSLVHLNQDVIAK; via the exons ATGGTTTACCCTTTTAAAGTTCTTGCTATAGATGGAGCACCAGGGGATGGTCAATTGCAAGCATCGACTGACGTAGTTATTAACATTATAGATGTTAATATTAAGGGGCCAGTGTTTGATGACCCAGGAAATATAGCTGTATTTGAGAACACACCA gTAGGAAAAATTATTGCTAACCTATCTGCTAATGATCCTGATTCAACAGCAACGCTGGTCTTCAAAATAGACGACTCTGCCTGCCAAGCAATGAACGAACGAAGGGTTTTGGTAAAAACACAAGAGTACGACTGTTCTGGAGCCTTTCATCTAGAACCAAGAACAGGAGTAGTGTCCATAGGTAAAACATTGGATCGGGAAATTGTTGAGCAATTTCAGTTGGGACTAACTGTAGAAGATATCAATTCAGAAACAGGACAACAAGTGGAACATG cAAAAATTGTAATCGACATCCTAGATGTGAATGATAATTCACCAAATTTTAGAAATTCCTTCTACAAATTTAGTATTGCTGAAAACAGCAAGCATGGGACAGCTATTGGAAGTGTTACCGCCGATGATATCGACAAAAATAAGACTATAACTTACTCTTTGGAAGGAATAATGGAGCTAACAAGTCTCGTCCATTTAAATCAAGATGTGATAGCGAAGTGA